DNA sequence from the Methylacidiphilum kamchatkense Kam1 genome:
TGTTCTTCTCTTTACTTAGCAATTGAGCAATTCCTTCCCGAACTATTGGATGATCATCAACAATGAATACTTTAATTTTCTCTGTTCGTGTCTTATTCTTGATTTCCATTATCTCCTCAGACAATAGAAGTTATTTTCAAATTCAGCTATTTTTTTTTTTGATGCTCTCCCTTCTTTGACCATGAAAGATTGATCAAAAAATTCTTCTATCCTTTTTAACCAAAGAAGGTTGCAACGTTGTTTGTTTTTGTTTTCATGAAACTAGACATACTATTAAGTATTTAAAGTAGTATAAATGCAACTATGTTATTACAGGAAAATGTGATGCAAAGTTCTTTTCTTTGATCTTAAAAACCCATACACTAATTCTCTTATACGGGAGTTTCTGCCTAACGACTTTTTTCTGCGGTTTTTTATATTGGAGTATAAGAAAAAGGGAACGCTGAATAAAAAATAACAGCCATTTTTGATTCGGATTGTGATAAACTTAAGGATTTAGATGAGAATTGTTATTGGAATCACAGGGGCTAGTGGGGCTATCTATGCTCAAAGATTACTCCATTTCCTAGCATCAACCGAACATGAAGTCCATGTTATCATAAGCAATCGTGGCAAACAGGTGATCGGTCTAGAATTAGGCAGAAATCTTGAAATTCCTAAAAAATTTGGCTTATACAGTGATAACACAATGGATGCTCCCTTTGTCAGTGGTTCATCCAGATTCGATGCGATGGTTATTATTCCCTGCTCAATGGGTACGGTTGGTCGTATTGCTCATGGAATTTCTAATTCAACGATTACACGCAGTGCAGACGTGTTCTTAAAAGAAAGAAGAAAGCTCATCTTGGTTATTCGAGAAACCCCACTCCATTTGATCCATCTTCGCAATCTTGCTGCTTTAACTGAGGCCGGCGCCTTAATCTTACCAGCCTGTCCCTCTTTTTATGGTCTTCCATCCAGCATCGAGGAGCTTGTTGATTCGGTCAACGCCAGGGTTTTAGATCATCTTGGTATAGAAAATTCTTTGTCAGTCCGCTGGAGAGAGCATTTCTAGAAATAAGGAGAGGGGCCTTTGAAAAGCTACTGGGTCAAGCTGAAAAATCTTCTTGAGCTTGTAAAGTTTTCTCACACCCTTTTTGCCCTGCCTTTTGCCTTGAGTTCCATGATAGTCGCAGCCTGGGGGTTGCCTTCCTTAAGGATTTTAATTGGTATTCTCTTCTGTATGATAGCCGCTAGGACAATGGCTATGGCCTTCAATCGTTATCTCGATTGGGAGTATGATAAACAAAATCCCAGAACCCAGAATAGATCAAAATTGGCGACCAAAAGACAAATCCTTATCTTAGGAATCATTTCGCTAGTAATTTTTGAAATCAGTGCAGCCTCGCTGAATTTCCTTTGTTTTGCCTTATCGCCTGTGGCTGCTTTTTTGATTGTATTCTATTCTTTTACAAAGCGGTTTAGTCCTTATTCTCATGCCGTACTTGGAGTCTGCCTTAGTCTTGCCCCTCTTGGAGCATGGGCTGCCGTCAAAGGCTCCTTTGCCAGCATGCTTCCGTTTTTGCTTTCTTTAGCTGTCTTTTTCTGGACTTTTGGTTTTGATATCATTTATGCTTTGCAGGATGTGGAATTTGATAGGCGCTTTGGTTTATATTCGTTGCCGGCTCAATTTGGAGAAGATTTATCATTGAAAATAGCGGCTCTTTTACATTTTCTGGCATGGATAGGATGGGCTTTTTTTGGATTCATCGGAGGACTGCGATGGCCTTATTGGATAGCCCTTGGGGTGGTTGCTTGTATTCTTGGGTCTGAACATGTGATGAGTAGAAAAAGAGAGCAAGCTAAAATAGAAAAAATATTTTTTGAACTCAATGCCTGGGTTAGCGTGTTTATTTTTATAGGAATCCTTCTTAGTATTGGAATACAAGGATATGGAAAACAATGAGAGAGACTATAGAAGATTGTTTGATCGGTCGATTCGCCTTGGGTTAACAGATCTCCTAGAGAAGGTTAATGAGGGACAGAGACTAAATTTTAAAGATGCCCTCCGTCTTTACCAATGCGAAGATCTCAATTTTTTAGGAGCAGTTGCTGATCGTGTTGCAAGAAAAAAGAATGGAGAGCGGGTCAGTTATATTCTGAACCGTTACTTGAACTATTCAAACATCTGCATTTTAAGCTGCCAATTCTGTGCCTTTTATAGGCGGGAAAACCAACCTGGATCCTTTACTGAATCAATAGAGCAACTTGTTAATGAAGCAGAAGAAGCAGCAGTCAAGGGTGCAACAGAAGTGCATTGTGTCGGTGGGCTGCATCCAAAACTTCCCTATTCCTATTACCTTGAGTTGGTCCGTGCCATTAAACAAAGAGTTCCTCAAATGATGATGAAAGCTTTCACGGCTGTCGAAATACGGCATTTAGCAAAAAGAATTGCCAAAAAGCCTATTGTGGAAGTCCTTCATGATCTAGCATCAGCAGGCCTGGATGCTTTGACAGGAGGCGGGGCTGAGATATTTGATGCAGAGGTACGCCGTCAAATCTGTTTAGGGAAGGAATCGGCTGAGGAATGGATGGAAGTTCATCGCCTTTGGCATAATCTAGGGAAAAAAAGTACGGCGACGATGCTTTTTGGTCATGTGGAAACATTCCCCCAACGTATCGATCATTTGTTTAGGCTTAGGGATCTACAAGAAGAAACGGGCGGATTCTGTGCCTTCATTCCTTTTGCCTTCGAACCAGCCAATACGAAACTGAGTCATATTCGAAAGACGTCCGGTGTAGATTTTTTGAAGACGATTGCGCTCAGTAGGCTTTGTTTGGATAACTTTGACCATATTACTGCCTACTGGATTAGTTCTGGCATGGCGATAGGAGAACTCGCTTTAAATTTTGGAGCGGATGATTTGCATGGCACAATCGAAAAAGAAAAAATATTCCACATGGCCGGAGCCAATACACCGCCAGGACAAACGGTTGACGCCCTAAAAAAGGCCATTGAAAACGCAGGCAAAATCCCCGTGCGTCGGGATACCTATTACCGTATCATCGAACCGATTTCTTTGCGAAACTCTGAAAACGGTTCATTCAATCCATCTAAAGACAAAGTCAAGAATAATCAGGAAATACTCCGGAAAATCCCTTAGCTTTTGTTTGCAAGAATTTGCTTGTAATGGTATTTTGTAATAAAAAAAAATTGTATATCTTCTTATGCCAAAATCATCGATGCCATTTCCAAAAATGAAAAAAAATACGTCCTCAAGAAGGAATGATCCATCGAAAAACGAACCCGGTGGAGAATCCAATTGGAAAGGGTTTCTTTTTTTTCTAGTATCCATTCTCTTTGTGGTCCTTGCGTATTATGTTAGTGTCAATCAGGGGCCAGGGATAGAACAGAAATCCCTTCCTCAATTAACACGACTTTTGGACCAAGGAAGGGTAAAGTCCTTAGTGTTTGTACGAGATACCTCTACCGGTCAGACTTTTCTGGAGGGAAGGTATACACGACCTGCAGGGCCAACAGAAAACGCTGAAATCATTGTCCCTTTTAGAACTGTTGTTGATTTAGAGTTTAACAGAGACTTAAAACAATTTCTTGCCTCTAAGGGCTTTCCTGAGATTGATGTCAAAGTCGTTCATAATTTTTGGGGACAGGCTTTTTTAAGTGTGCTGCCTTTTTTGCTCTTTATATTGGCTCTCTATTTTCTTTTTCGCCAACAGATCCGGATGGCTGGAAGAGGTGCTTTTAGTTTTGGAAAGAGTCGAGCCAGACTTTTAAGTGGTGGTAAAACAAAGGTCACTTTTAAAGATGTGGCTGGAGTCGAAGAGGCAAAAGAGGAGGTCCAGGAATTAGTAGAATTTCTTAAGGACCCCAAGAAGTTTCAAAAACTTGGGGGAAGAATTCCTAAAGGGGTTCTAATGGTAGGCCCTCCAGGAACAGGCAAGACCCTCTTAGCAAAAGCTATTGCAGGGGAAGCGGATGTTCCTTTTTTCAGTATCAGTGGTTCTGACTTCGTTGAAATGTTTGTGGGGGTTGGAGCTTCGCGAGTTCGTGATATGTTCGAGCAAGCCAGGCGTCATGCACCTTGTATTGTGTTCATTGATGAAATTGATGCCGTAGGTCGAGCCCGTGGCACTGGACTTGGAGGTGGGCATGATGAAAGGGAACAAACATTAAATGCCCTTCTTGTGGAGATGGATGGTATCGAATCGCAAGAAGGAGTCATTGTCATTGCGGCAACGAATAGAAAGGATGTTCTAGATCCTGCGTTGTTGCGGCCTGGAAGATTCGATAGGGAAGTGCGCGTCAATCTTCCTGACATTCGTGGACGGGAACAGATTCTTAGAGTGCATGCACAGAAAATTAAGCTTTCTAAGAGTGCAGATCTGACCGCTCTGGCAAGAGGAACTCCAGGATTTTCAGGAGCCGAACTGGCTAACTTAATCAATGAGGCGGCTCTTATTGCAGCTAAGAAAGGCAAAGAGAGCGTGGACCAGCCTGATTTAGAAGAAGCCAGAGATAAAGTTAGATGGGGAAAGGAGCGGAGGAGTCTTGCGATGAGTGAAGAAGAGCGTAAGACGACCGCTTATCATGAGGCCGGTCATGCCGTACTTAATGTCCTGTTGGAAAATACCGATCCTATCCATAAAGTTACCATCATTCCCAGAGGCCCGGCTCTTGGTGTGACAATGATGCTTCCGGCTTCTGATAAATACAATGCCCGAAAGAAAGAGGTCCTTGATGATCTTTGTGTGGCAATGGGAGGAAGAGTGGCTGAAGAGGTGTTTCTTGGAGATATTTCCAGTGGGGCCAGTGGGGACATTCGCCAAGCCACATGGTATGCTCGCAAGATGGTTTGTGAATGGGGAATGAGTGAAAAACTGGGGATGGTTCATTATTCCGATGATTCTTCAATGGTTTTTCTTGGGAGAGAGCTGGGAACTGCTAGGGGTATAGTGAAGCGACTGCACGTGCTATTGACCATGAAGTCCAACATTTTATTCAGACAGCTTACGAAAAGGCTAAAAGGATCATTCTTGAGCATAAAGACAAAGTAGAAGCATTAGCTCAAGCCCTTCTCGAATATGAGACACTCAATGCCGAGCAGGTGATTGAGATTGTTAAAACCGGGAAGATGACCAATCCGCCACCAAAGAATACACCCTCTTTGCCCTCTAACAATGTGGCTGAGTCGACGCAGAATCCTACGCGACAAGAAGAAGCAAGAAAAAATGATGGGCTTTTACCCGGTCTTGAAGGAGCTCCCGCTTGATTGTTGTTAGGGAAGGATGGTAGCTGAACTGATATCAGGACAGCGCACTATAGGAGCGTCCTGGCCACTCCTTATAGGGGAGGGAACAATCTCTTTTCTTTATTCATCGTCTGATAAATCCTTTCTTTGAGAAAGGATTTTCAAAAAACGGAGAGTTTTATGCCTTGTACGGATGAGGCTGCCTACTAAGCCCTTGGTTGTATCTTCATGGAGCTTCAGTCTTAAAGCGCTTCATGCCTTCTATCGAGAAAAAAGACGGTCATTCTCAACCCTGGATTTGTGAACTATTAATTGCTAATCAAAGCATTAGAAATGTTGCCACTTTCATCTTCGGCACGGATGAAGAGGATTTTCTTTTCAGCAGACAAGGGAATGAAAAACTCTTCCTTTTGAAAATCTAGAATGCCTTCTTTAGGATAGAGGGAGGTAAAATTTTTCCCATCTTCGGAGATTTCCACTGTTTTTAATCCGCTTCCTTCATCTGATACAGCAATGTTCACTCCACTTGTCGATTTATTTAGGATCCGAATCTTTGGCGGTGTGTTATCGACAAAAAATGGTCTACTTTCTAGAGTTGATGTCAAACCCATGCCTAAAGGATTATCCTTTTCGTCAGAAGCTTCAATTTTTAAGACGTAGAATCCATCAGGCCATCCAGTCGTATCCCAACTGAAAAGGCTTTCTTCCAAATCTTTAACTAGCAATGTCCATTGGCTAGAGGACTGAGGTCTAAAATAAATGCTGTATTTCAGGTTATCACCATCAGGGTCAATAGCTTTCCAAACGACTGTACGCAACCCTCGACTTTCCTTAAGTTGAAAACGAGCTGGCATGCCTTGGCTTTCAAAATCAGAAAGCTTCTCATCGTGAGAGAGGAGCTGATCAAGAGTTTTAGTTGGAGGCGGTGGGGGAGGCATGGTCAAACCGGTGTAAGAAATGCCCGAGGGAAGGATTTTTAGCAGTTCAATTTTAGGGGGAATATTGTCAGGAAGGCAAGCAATCTCCACGCGGCTGACTTTCGCATTTTTCCCAAGTCTTAATTCAAACTGCAAAAATCTCCCACTGGGACTTACACAATGATCAGCAACAAGCGGTTGCCAGTCATACCAACCAGCTTCCGTTCTATGTGTATTACCGGTTCTGGTAAGCACCTCTACATTCCCTTCTTTTTCCACTTTGATAGAACCCCATTTAGCCATTGAACCAGCGTCAATTGGCCATGAACGATAGACTGCTTCCCTTTCCCGTTGCGTTTCTTCCATCAAATAAATATGAACAGGATTGCTCGAAGCAATAAATAGCTGCCTACCAGATAAAGCAAAGGCATTATTTTGATTAGAACCTGTTTTTAGCAGTTTATCCATTTTCCCGTTGGAATCAATGGAGTAGATATAACCACCGGAATCCGAACCGATAAGAAGCCTATTTTGAAACCAAAGAATGTTGAAGACGAAATCCTTACTACTCCAAATTGGATAGGGAACGCCAGTCTTTTCTATTTTCCAGATTTCTGAAAGTCTCGGGGGAATTGTTGGTTTGATGGAGACAAGGGGCAATGTCTTTGAGCTGGGATATTCTTTAGCCTCCTCCATTTCTCCGCCACCTTCCATCCAACTGCCTTCTGGAAAAAACTGAGGGTTCTCCTGAGGCAATGGATTTTGTATCCTAGATGGTTTTTTCTTCCCAACTGCAGAAAAATAAACTGTGCCGTTATCTGCTGCTACAAGACTGTTAATTTCCTCCTTTTCAGGATCCACAAACAGAACCGATTTGCCTCCTGGAAAGATCTTATAAATAGCCCCTCTGTTTGCTGTCCCTGCAAGTAGCGTTCCTTCCGAATAAAAAAGCAAACAGCGAGCATGCGTCTCATTTAGAGTTGCATACACTTCTCCTTTTCCATCTGGAGTCAATTTATAAATTCTTCCTCCAGTCCCTGTCCCGACATACATGTTAGATTTGTCATCGAAAATAATACTCCAGATGTATTTTTCTTTTGGATCGAAAAAAACTTCGAACTGACCGTTCTGCTTGATTTTATAGATTTTACCGTCAGGGGAAGTCCCAACAAAAATTTCTCCTTTGTTGTTCATGGCTAAAGCCGAAATGTTGCCTTCAGGGAATTTGGCAACCAATTGATAGGAGCTATTTTTTTGTATTCGGAATAGTTTTCCTTCAGGAGATGTCCCGACTAGACAGGCATCCATACCATCAGCTAAAATTGACCAGGCTTGTTCAGCAGGAAGGCTGGCAATCTTTTCGATATAAGGTGAAGGAACAAGAGAGCCTTCAGCTTTTATCTCCACACTTTCTGAAATGCCTTGAGCAAAATCATTATAGCTATCTAAAACAATCCTTTGAGGATGAATTGCTCGTAATGTGCTTATAATGGTAAAAAAAACCAAAATGACAAGTGTTGGTGAGTGCTTAGAGAAAAAATTCATTTAAAAAGACACTTTTTTACATCTTTTTCCTTCCCAATCCTTTGCTCTTTATTCGGGCAAACTGCAAGAAGAACGAGTCGCTTTTTCAGCTACACACAAAAAATAGAACGGCAAGCGACCAAAGTTTTATTATATTTCAGTCGAGTTTTTTTGTTAAGGCATTGGCTTAGGAGTCTTCGCAGTGGAGGGCGGCAAATTAGGTAAGGTGATTTGCAATGGAGGTTCTGCAGCAAGGCTCCCTAAAAAACTAACAATTTTCTTCACTTCATCCTCACTTAGATTTTTTCCAAGCTGCACATACCCCATGGTCTTTACAGCCTCTTCTAAAGACCAGACACGCCCATTATTGAAATACGGAGCTGTTTTCGTAATGTTCCGTAAAGAGGGAACTTTAAAAACATATTTATCAGCAGGGTTTTTGGTGACTTCAAACCTCCCTAAATCCTGTAGCCATTCCACCTTGTGGACCAG
Encoded proteins:
- the mqnE gene encoding aminofutalosine synthase MqnE codes for the protein MENNERDYRRLFDRSIRLGLTDLLEKVNEGQRLNFKDALRLYQCEDLNFLGAVADRVARKKNGERVSYILNRYLNYSNICILSCQFCAFYRRENQPGSFTESIEQLVNEAEEAAVKGATEVHCVGGLHPKLPYSYYLELVRAIKQRVPQMMMKAFTAVEIRHLAKRIAKKPIVEVLHDLASAGLDALTGGGAEIFDAEVRRQICLGKESAEEWMEVHRLWHNLGKKSTATMLFGHVETFPQRIDHLFRLRDLQEETGGFCAFIPFAFEPANTKLSHIRKTSGVDFLKTIALSRLCLDNFDHITAYWISSGMAIGELALNFGADDLHGTIEKEKIFHMAGANTPPGQTVDALKKAIENAGKIPVRRDTYYRIIEPISLRNSENGSFNPSKDKVKNNQEILRKIP
- a CDS encoding UbiA-like polyprenyltransferase, whose protein sequence is MKSYWVKLKNLLELVKFSHTLFALPFALSSMIVAAWGLPSLRILIGILFCMIAARTMAMAFNRYLDWEYDKQNPRTQNRSKLATKRQILILGIISLVIFEISAASLNFLCFALSPVAAFLIVFYSFTKRFSPYSHAVLGVCLSLAPLGAWAAVKGSFASMLPFLLSLAVFFWTFGFDIIYALQDVEFDRRFGLYSLPAQFGEDLSLKIAALLHFLAWIGWAFFGFIGGLRWPYWIALGVVACILGSEHVMSRKREQAKIEKIFFELNAWVSVFIFIGILLSIGIQGYGKQ
- a CDS encoding ligand-binding sensor domain-containing protein, with product MNFFSKHSPTLVILVFFTIISTLRAIHPQRIVLDSYNDFAQGISESVEIKAEGSLVPSPYIEKIASLPAEQAWSILADGMDACLVGTSPEGKLFRIQKNSSYQLVAKFPEGNISALAMNNKGEIFVGTSPDGKIYKIKQNGQFEVFFDPKEKYIWSIIFDDKSNMYVGTGTGGRIYKLTPDGKGEVYATLNETHARCLLFYSEGTLLAGTANRGAIYKIFPGGKSVLFVDPEKEEINSLVAADNGTVYFSAVGKKKPSRIQNPLPQENPQFFPEGSWMEGGGEMEEAKEYPSSKTLPLVSIKPTIPPRLSEIWKIEKTGVPYPIWSSKDFVFNILWFQNRLLIGSDSGGYIYSIDSNGKMDKLLKTGSNQNNAFALSGRQLFIASSNPVHIYLMEETQREREAVYRSWPIDAGSMAKWGSIKVEKEGNVEVLTRTGNTHRTEAGWYDWQPLVADHCVSPSGRFLQFELRLGKNAKVSRVEIACLPDNIPPKIELLKILPSGISYTGLTMPPPPPPTKTLDQLLSHDEKLSDFESQGMPARFQLKESRGLRTVVWKAIDPDGDNLKYSIYFRPQSSSQWTLLVKDLEESLFSWDTTGWPDGFYVLKIEASDEKDNPLGMGLTSTLESRPFFVDNTPPKIRILNKSTSGVNIAVSDEGSGLKTVEISEDGKNFTSLYPKEGILDFQKEEFFIPLSAEKKILFIRAEDESGNISNALISN
- a CDS encoding UbiX family flavin prenyltransferase, whose protein sequence is MRIVIGITGASGAIYAQRLLHFLASTEHEVHVIISNRGKQVIGLELGRNLEIPKKFGLYSDNTMDAPFVSGSSRFDAMVIIPCSMGTVGRIAHGISNSTITRSADVFLKERRKLILVIRETPLHLIHLRNLAALTEAGALILPACPSFYGLPSSIEELVDSVNARVLDHLGIENSLSVRWREHF